In a single window of the Campylobacter iguaniorum genome:
- a CDS encoding quinone-dependent dihydroorotate dehydrogenase, with the protein MDYSDIKKIFFKFQPETIHHIAEYGMRFGIKLPFVADYLVDKFCYIDTKLSQNILGINFLNPVGLAGGFDKNATMIKPLTALGFGYLEYGTLTPKPQSGNPKPRLFRLIEEKSIQNAMGFNNDGVTKIKSRVEKLYPFSIPLLANIGKNKVTPNESALSDYETLVRELKDLCDAFVLNLSSPNTPNLRALQETSFINELLGALKPLTSKPIFLKIAPDMPTSKAIEICNAAVAAGVSGIILNNTSIDYSLSPKAKDFGGLSGQIIKEKSREFFKAIADEIYGKTVLISCGGIDDAKEAYERIKMGASLVQIYTSFIFEGPGICKKINKELVELLTNDGFSNICEAIGVDVRK; encoded by the coding sequence ATGGACTACAGCGATATAAAAAAAATATTTTTCAAATTTCAACCAGAAACCATTCACCATATAGCAGAATACGGTATGAGATTTGGTATAAAACTGCCATTTGTTGCTGATTATTTGGTAGATAAATTTTGCTATATAGATACAAAATTATCTCAAAATATACTTGGCATAAACTTCTTAAATCCAGTTGGCTTGGCTGGTGGTTTTGACAAAAACGCCACTATGATAAAGCCTCTCACCGCTCTTGGATTTGGATATTTGGAGTATGGCACACTTACCCCAAAACCACAAAGCGGCAACCCAAAACCAAGACTTTTTAGACTTATCGAAGAAAAAAGCATACAAAATGCCATGGGATTTAACAACGATGGCGTAACAAAAATAAAATCTCGCGTAGAAAAACTATATCCATTTAGCATTCCACTTCTTGCAAATATCGGCAAAAACAAAGTCACACCAAATGAATCAGCATTGAGCGATTATGAAACTTTGGTGCGTGAGCTTAAGGATTTATGTGACGCTTTTGTGCTAAATTTAAGCTCACCAAATACGCCAAATTTAAGAGCATTGCAAGAAACTAGCTTTATAAACGAGCTTTTAGGTGCGTTAAAACCACTCACTTCTAAGCCAATTTTCTTAAAAATAGCTCCAGATATGCCAACTAGCAAAGCCATAGAGATCTGCAACGCAGCCGTAGCAGCTGGCGTTAGCGGAATTATTTTAAACAACACAAGCATTGATTATTCTTTAAGCCCAAAAGCTAAAGATTTTGGCGGACTTAGCGGACAGATAATCAAAGAAAAAAGTAGAGAATTTTTTAAAGCCATAGCCGATGAAATATATGGCAAAACAGTGCTTATAAGCTGCGGCGGGATAGATGACGCCAAAGAAGCTTACGAACGCATAAAAATGGGCGCAAGCTTAGTTCAAATTTACACTAGTTTTATTTTTGAAGGGCCAGGAATTTGTAAGAAAATAAACAAAGAGTTGGTTGAACTTTTGACAAATGATGGATTTAGCAATATTTGCGAAGCAATTGGCGTGGACGTGAGAAAATAA
- the dapA gene encoding 4-hydroxy-tetrahydrodipicolinate synthase — protein MSKKAIFGAMTALITPFKNGKLDEVGYEKLIQRQIKYGIDAVVPVGTTGESATLTHDEHRVCIEIAVNVCKNTNVKVLAGAGSNATHEAVGLAEFAQSHGADGVLSVAPYYNKPTQEGLYLHYKAIANSVEIPVLLYNVPGRTGCDIAPQTVIRLFNDCENIYGVKEASGSIDRCVDLLAHEPRLYVLSGEDAINYPILSNGGKGVISVTSNLLPDQTAALTHFALDNEFLKAKEINDKLYNINKVMFCESNPIPIKAAMFIAGLIDSLEYRLPLCKPSTDNLKKIEEIMKSYDIKGF, from the coding sequence ATGAGTAAAAAAGCCATATTTGGAGCTATGACGGCTCTCATTACGCCATTTAAAAACGGCAAACTAGACGAAGTTGGATATGAAAAGCTTATACAAAGACAGATCAAATACGGCATAGACGCAGTTGTGCCTGTAGGAACTACTGGAGAGAGTGCTACTTTGACCCACGACGAGCATAGGGTTTGTATAGAAATAGCTGTAAATGTATGCAAAAACACAAATGTCAAAGTCCTAGCAGGAGCTGGAAGCAACGCTACTCACGAAGCAGTAGGTTTGGCTGAGTTTGCCCAATCTCATGGCGCAGATGGAGTGCTATCAGTAGCGCCATATTACAATAAACCAACTCAAGAAGGCTTATATCTTCACTATAAAGCTATAGCAAATTCAGTCGAAATACCTGTGCTTTTATATAATGTACCAGGCCGCACAGGATGCGATATAGCGCCACAAACCGTGATAAGACTATTTAATGACTGTGAAAATATTTATGGCGTCAAAGAAGCCAGTGGAAGCATAGATAGATGTGTGGATCTTCTAGCTCATGAGCCAAGACTTTATGTTTTGAGTGGCGAAGATGCTATCAACTACCCTATTTTAAGCAATGGTGGCAAAGGAGTTATCTCTGTTACTTCAAATTTGCTTCCAGACCAAACAGCTGCTCTAACTCACTTTGCACTTGACAATGAGTTTTTAAAAGCAAAAGAGATAAATGACAAACTATACAACATAAACAAAGTGATGTTTTGCGAAAGCAACCCTATACCGATAAAAGCAGCGATGTTTATAGCTGGTCTTATAGACTCTTTGGAGTATAGACTACCACTTTGCAAACCAAGCACGGACAATCTTAAAAAGATTGAAGAGATTATGAAAAGTTATGATATAAAAGGATTTTAA
- the cysS gene encoding cysteine--tRNA ligase — MIIYDSVLKQKVKFEPIRGNEANIYVCGPTVYDDAHLGHAKSSISFDLLRRTLKALGYKVKFIKNFTDIDDKILNKMAATNQSLEQITSHYIQRYKDDMHALNVTDADIEPKATGSLEAIISYIKNLLETGFAYRLEDGIYFDTSKDKDYLALSGRKDENLQARVSSNDGKKDPKDFALWKFDENWYESPFGKGRPGWHTECVAMIKEHFEGDDKYEIDIHAGGADLLFPHHENEAAQCRCGQHKSLAKYWMHNGFVQVSGEKMSKSLGNSFFIKDALSLAPGEALRFYLMSSHYRANFNYDIDDLMASKKRLDKIYRLKKRLSGVKASEVNAKFKDEILGFMSDDLNISAALSVVDEMVNSANLSLDNEPKNKALKAQTVANLEFTSSLLGIALKDEFEWFQWGIDDELKAKINSLIEQRNEAKKQKDFALSDALRDELKSLNISIMDTPNGTMWEKL, encoded by the coding sequence ATGATTATTTATGATAGCGTTTTAAAACAAAAAGTTAAATTTGAGCCAATACGAGGGAATGAAGCAAATATCTATGTTTGCGGGCCTACAGTCTATGATGACGCGCATTTAGGACATGCCAAAAGCTCTATAAGTTTTGATCTTTTAAGACGCACTTTAAAAGCACTTGGCTACAAGGTCAAATTTATAAAAAACTTCACTGACATCGATGATAAAATCCTAAATAAAATGGCTGCGACCAATCAAAGCTTGGAGCAAATCACAAGCCATTATATACAAAGATACAAAGACGATATGCACGCTCTAAATGTCACTGACGCCGACATCGAGCCAAAGGCGACCGGGAGCCTTGAAGCTATCATCTCATACATAAAAAATCTGCTTGAAACGGGCTTTGCATACAGACTTGAAGATGGGATTTATTTTGATACTTCAAAAGACAAAGATTATCTAGCTTTAAGTGGGCGAAAAGATGAAAATCTCCAAGCTAGAGTAAGCTCAAATGATGGCAAAAAAGATCCAAAAGATTTTGCTTTGTGGAAATTTGATGAAAACTGGTATGAAAGCCCTTTTGGCAAAGGTCGTCCAGGCTGGCACACTGAGTGCGTGGCGATGATAAAAGAGCATTTTGAAGGCGACGACAAATACGAAATCGATATCCACGCTGGCGGGGCTGACTTGCTCTTCCCTCATCACGAAAACGAAGCCGCACAATGTAGATGTGGGCAGCACAAAAGCTTAGCAAAATACTGGATGCACAATGGCTTTGTCCAAGTAAGTGGCGAAAAAATGAGTAAAAGTCTTGGCAATTCATTTTTCATCAAAGACGCTTTAAGCCTAGCTCCTGGTGAAGCGCTGAGATTTTATCTCATGAGTAGCCATTATAGGGCAAATTTCAACTACGATATTGATGATTTGATGGCGAGCAAAAAACGCCTTGATAAAATTTATCGCCTTAAAAAAAGGCTAAGTGGAGTCAAAGCCTCTGAGGTAAATGCTAAATTTAAAGATGAAATTTTAGGCTTTATGAGTGATGATTTAAATATTTCAGCAGCTCTTAGTGTGGTCGATGAAATGGTAAATAGTGCGAATTTAAGCCTTGATAATGAGCCAAAAAACAAAGCCTTAAAAGCTCAAACTGTGGCAAATTTAGAGTTTACTTCAAGTTTGCTTGGAATTGCTTTAAAAGATGAATTTGAGTGGTTTCAATGGGGCATTGATGATGAGCTAAAAGCTAAAATTAATAGCTTAATTGAGCAAAGAAACGAAGCAAAAAAACAAAAAGATTTTGCATTAAGCGATGCATTAAGAGATGAGTTAAAATCCTTAAATATCTCTATAATGGATACGCCAAATGGCACTATGTGGGAAAAACTATGA
- a CDS encoding redoxin domain-containing protein: MLTLPKNCIVFTYPKMGKSREFLPDELKNLAGLTGCTNQCNAYQKSLNLIENLGFKLIAISSQNSDAISEFKDSLGLGFEFVSDPNFELENELNLKTFSILDGKKFYHRQTLIFKDGNLIKRFDFVASPSEDAKNVVEFLKSI; this comes from the coding sequence ATGCTAACCTTACCGAAAAATTGTATAGTCTTTACCTATCCAAAAATGGGGAAGAGTAGGGAATTTTTGCCTGATGAGCTTAAAAATTTGGCTGGGCTTACGGGATGTACAAACCAGTGTAACGCTTATCAAAAAAGCTTAAATTTGATAGAAAATCTAGGCTTCAAGCTTATAGCTATAAGCTCGCAAAATAGCGATGCTATAAGTGAGTTTAAAGACTCTTTGGGGCTTGGTTTTGAGTTTGTAAGCGATCCAAATTTCGAGCTAGAAAACGAGCTAAATCTAAAAACTTTTAGCATACTTGATGGCAAAAAATTTTATCACCGCCAGACGCTGATTTTTAAGGACGGAAATTTGATAAAAAGATTTGATTTCGTCGCCTCTCCAAGTGAAGACGCAAAAAACGTGGTAGAGTTTTTAAAGAGCATTTAA
- the murJ gene encoding murein biosynthesis integral membrane protein MurJ, which produces MLRHFFTNSFGILVSRVLGLLRDLLTANALGASIWSDIFFVAFKLPNLFRRLFGEGAFTQAFLPNFVKVSKKGLFLAEIFLKFSGFMLALSLVVMLFAPLVTKLLAYGFSPETITLAVPLVRINFWYLLCIFVVTLFASVLQYKNHFATTAFSTALLNIAMITALLIACNQPPNLAALYLSWGVVAGGVLQVLAHIITLKKLNLLRLLSLGLAKFSRGKRASSKGFWGNFWAGVVGSSANQLSDFISTFIASFLMVGSISYLYYANRIFQLPLALFAIALSTAIFPKISKQIKAANLANAAILLSKGFHVLFFLLLFSTIGGVILAKEIIWLIFERGAFDTSNTIETANVLKMYMLGLLPYGLYKLFSLWLYANMKQKLAAKISIYSLVLNTILSLVLFKPFGAMGLALAGSISGLFLLIYAVCIFGFRNFLDIIICKKTLITIFLAVIFAFLLIWIKDFFNDYL; this is translated from the coding sequence ATGCTAAGACATTTTTTTACAAATAGCTTTGGGATTTTGGTATCGCGTGTGCTTGGTTTGCTTCGTGATTTGCTTACTGCAAACGCTCTTGGAGCAAGCATTTGGAGCGATATATTTTTTGTAGCGTTCAAGCTTCCAAATCTCTTTCGCAGACTTTTTGGCGAGGGGGCTTTTACTCAAGCATTTTTGCCAAATTTCGTAAAAGTGAGCAAAAAGGGTCTATTTTTAGCCGAAATTTTCTTAAAATTTAGCGGATTTATGCTAGCTCTTAGCCTTGTTGTGATGCTCTTTGCTCCACTTGTCACAAAGCTTTTGGCTTATGGATTTAGCCCTGAGACTATCACCCTAGCAGTGCCTTTGGTGCGGATAAATTTTTGGTATTTGCTTTGCATATTTGTGGTCACGCTTTTTGCTTCAGTTTTGCAGTACAAAAACCACTTCGCCACCACTGCTTTTAGCACTGCTTTGCTAAATATCGCCATGATTACAGCTCTTCTTATAGCTTGTAACCAGCCGCCAAATTTAGCCGCATTATACCTTAGCTGGGGCGTCGTAGCTGGTGGAGTGCTGCAAGTACTAGCCCACATAATCACTCTTAAAAAATTAAATTTACTAAGGCTTCTAAGCCTTGGGCTGGCTAAATTTAGCCGTGGCAAGCGAGCTTCTAGCAAAGGCTTTTGGGGTAACTTTTGGGCTGGAGTTGTAGGAAGCAGTGCAAATCAGCTAAGTGATTTTATAAGCACATTTATAGCGAGTTTTTTGATGGTCGGAAGTATTAGTTATTTGTACTACGCAAACCGAATTTTTCAGCTTCCTTTAGCACTTTTCGCAATCGCTCTAAGCACGGCGATTTTTCCCAAAATCTCCAAACAAATCAAAGCCGCAAATTTAGCAAACGCAGCCATTTTGCTCTCAAAAGGCTTTCATGTTTTGTTTTTCTTGCTTTTGTTTTCGACTATTGGCGGCGTGATTTTGGCTAAGGAGATAATCTGGCTGATTTTTGAAAGGGGTGCTTTTGATACTAGCAACACCATTGAGACTGCAAACGTCCTAAAAATGTATATGCTAGGCCTACTTCCTTATGGGCTTTACAAGCTATTTTCGCTTTGGCTTTATGCAAATATGAAACAAAAACTAGCCGCCAAAATCTCTATTTATTCTTTAGTTTTAAACACAATTTTAAGCCTTGTTTTATTTAAGCCATTTGGCGCGATGGGACTAGCTCTAGCTGGGTCGATTTCTGGGCTGTTTTTGCTAATTTATGCCGTTTGCATTTTTGGATTTAGAAATTTTTTAGATATAATCATTTGCAAAAAAACTCTCATAACTATCTTTTTGGCAGTTATTTTTGCATTTTTACTTATTTGGATAAAGGATTTTTTCAATGATTATTTATGA
- a CDS encoding enoyl-ACP reductase — translation MNFTDEFKGKTLVISGGTRGIGRAIVLEFARVGINIAFTYNSNKEMAETQASELEKEYGIKARAYPLNILEPETYKELFLEIDKDFDRVDFFISNAIISGRAVAGGYTKFMKLKPRGINNIFTATVNAFVCGTQEAAKRMELVGGGSIISLSSTGNLVYIEHYSGHGTAKAAVEAMARYAATELGEKNIRVNVVSGGPIETDALRAFTNYEEVRDTTAALSPLGRMGQPTDLAGACLFLCSSKASWVTGHTFIIDGGTTFK, via the coding sequence ATGAATTTTACTGATGAATTTAAAGGCAAAACTCTAGTCATAAGTGGCGGAACAAGAGGTATCGGAAGAGCCATAGTTTTAGAATTTGCTCGTGTTGGCATAAATATCGCCTTTACTTATAACTCAAACAAAGAGATGGCAGAGACTCAAGCGAGTGAGCTTGAAAAAGAATACGGCATAAAAGCTAGAGCTTATCCGCTAAACATCCTTGAGCCAGAAACCTACAAAGAGCTATTTTTAGAAATAGACAAAGATTTTGATAGGGTTGATTTTTTCATCTCAAATGCTATCATCTCTGGTCGCGCAGTAGCTGGTGGGTATACTAAATTTATGAAGCTAAAACCACGCGGCATAAACAACATCTTTACAGCGACTGTAAATGCCTTTGTTTGTGGAACTCAAGAAGCAGCTAAAAGAATGGAGCTAGTTGGTGGCGGAAGCATTATCAGCCTTAGCTCAACTGGAAATTTAGTCTATATTGAGCATTACAGTGGTCATGGTACTGCTAAAGCAGCAGTTGAAGCTATGGCAAGATATGCTGCGACTGAGCTTGGAGAGAAAAATATACGCGTAAATGTCGTAAGCGGCGGACCTATCGAAACTGACGCTCTTAGAGCATTTACAAACTATGAAGAAGTTCGCGATACTACTGCGGCTCTAAGCCCACTTGGTCGCATGGGACAGCCAACTGACCTTGCTGGAGCATGTCTATTTTTATGCAGCTCAAAAGCTAGCTGGGTGACTGGACATACATTTATCATTGATGGTGGAACTACATTTAAATGA
- a CDS encoding M16 family metallopeptidase has protein sequence MLPKFSKITLENGFEIYHTPLNLGSNVISIDLFYKVGSRNEKMGKSGIAHMLEHLNFKSTKTRKAGEFDEIVKGFGGINNASTGFDYTHYFIKCSNENLDKSLELYSDIMENLKLDNDEFLPERNVVLEERRWRTDNNPIGFLYFRLFNNAFIYHPYRWTPIGFFKDIENWDISDIKEFWQTYYQPKNAFLMITGDIDEKSAFDIASKHFSHIKNTKDIPEFYFKEPVQNGAKEVILHKQSDVEMVAIAYKIPPFNHEDQVALNALGEYLSSGKSSLLHKKLIDELNLVNQIYAYPMDCKDDGVFIFIAVCNPKIKAKKVKSELLKLIKQTKKELANEDEITKIKNSLKSDFIYSLDSASKLANLYGSYIARGDIEPLFSLEENTAKITSQKLKECAKKYFTDDNSTTIILKGTK, from the coding sequence ATGCTACCAAAATTTAGTAAAATCACGCTAGAAAACGGCTTTGAAATATATCACACTCCACTAAATTTAGGCTCAAATGTAATTAGCATCGATCTATTTTATAAAGTCGGCAGCAGAAACGAAAAAATGGGCAAAAGTGGCATCGCTCACATGCTCGAACATCTAAATTTCAAATCCACCAAAACACGCAAGGCTGGAGAATTTGATGAAATAGTAAAGGGCTTTGGTGGTATAAATAACGCAAGCACAGGATTTGACTACACTCATTATTTTATAAAATGCTCAAATGAAAATTTAGATAAATCGCTTGAACTTTACTCTGATATAATGGAAAATTTAAAGTTAGATAATGATGAGTTTTTGCCAGAGCGAAACGTGGTTTTAGAAGAGCGTCGCTGGAGGACAGACAACAATCCAATCGGTTTTTTGTATTTTAGACTTTTTAACAACGCCTTCATCTATCATCCATATCGCTGGACTCCGATTGGGTTTTTTAAAGATATTGAGAATTGGGATATAAGCGATATAAAAGAGTTTTGGCAGACTTATTATCAGCCAAAAAACGCATTTTTGATGATAACTGGCGATATCGATGAAAAATCTGCTTTTGATATAGCTTCAAAGCATTTTAGCCATATCAAAAACACAAAAGATATTCCAGAGTTTTACTTCAAAGAACCAGTCCAAAACGGAGCAAAAGAGGTCATACTTCACAAGCAAAGCGATGTAGAAATGGTAGCAATCGCTTATAAAATCCCGCCATTTAATCACGAAGATCAAGTAGCTCTAAACGCTCTTGGCGAGTATCTAAGTAGTGGCAAAAGCTCACTATTACACAAAAAACTAATAGATGAGCTAAATTTAGTCAATCAAATTTACGCCTATCCAATGGACTGCAAAGATGATGGCGTATTTATATTCATAGCTGTTTGCAATCCAAAAATAAAAGCCAAAAAGGTCAAATCTGAGCTACTAAAACTCATAAAACAGACCAAAAAAGAGCTTGCAAACGAAGATGAGATAACAAAAATCAAAAACTCACTCAAATCAGATTTTATCTACTCACTTGATAGTGCTAGCAAATTAGCAAATTTATACGGCAGCTACATAGCTAGAGGCGATATAGAGCCACTTTTCTCACTAGAAGAAAACACAGCAAAAATTACGAGCCAAAAGCTTAAAGAGTGTGCTAAAAAATATTTTACCGATGATAATTCTACAACGATAATACTAAAAGGAACAAAATGA